One Gossypium raimondii isolate GPD5lz chromosome 3, ASM2569854v1, whole genome shotgun sequence genomic window carries:
- the LOC105796747 gene encoding glycine-rich cell wall structural protein yields MGSKLAYKSTWDVRTIMNQVKTPTMSVTKSVVLLSLLCFNVFLVNAIVKNVVNMKEEEEKKLIQGNGFGAWDKGRFYGGHGVARGGIGGTGNGVGFGGTRTSVVGGGIGAGTGSDGAGAGAGIGIGGGGTGIKKGDGVGAEGGIGGAGRGGTGGARGAGGGGTGTGIGGSGAGARTGSGGAGAGIGIGGGGTGTKNGDGVGVGYGAGGGTGTGTGGGGGGSGTGTGGGGGGSGTGTGGGGGGTGTRAGTGGIGTGIGGGGIGTGGSGAGTGTGTGIGIGGGFGASFGFRRSGVRASFGVGFGLGRGGTETGAGAGTGSGGASGVGKASGGGTGGVGAEGENGGGENRYH; encoded by the coding sequence ATGGGGTCTAAATTGGCTTATAAAAGCACTTGGGATGTTAGAACTATCATGAACCAAGTTAAAACTCCAACAATGAGTGTTACTAAAAGTGTTGTCTTGTTATCTTTActttgttttaatgtgtttttagtgAATGCGATTGTTAAAAATGTGGTGAATATGAAAgaggaggaagagaagaaattaATACAGGGAAATGGCTTTGGAGCTTGGGACAAGGGTAGGTTCTATGGTGGGCATGGTGTAGCTAGAGGTGGTATTGGTGGAACTGGAAATGGAGTTGGTTTTGGTGGAACTAGAACTAGTGTAGTTGGAGGTGGTATTGGAGCTGGAACTGGATCTGATGGAGCTGGAGCTGGAGCTGGAATTGGAATTGGTGGTGGTGGAACTGGAATTAAAAAAGGAGATGGAGTTGGAGCTGAAGGTGGAATTGGTGGAGCTGGTCGTGGTGGAACTGGTGGAGCTAGAGGAGCTGGTGGTGGTGGAACTGGAACTGGAATTGGTGGTAGTGGAGCTGGAGCTAGAACTGGATCTGGTGGAGCTGGAGCTGGAATTGGAATTGGTGGTGGTGGAACTGGAACTAAAAATGGAGATGGAGTTGGAGTTGGTTATGGAGCTGGAGGTGGAACTGGAACTGGAactggtggtggtggtggtggatcTGGAACTGGAactggtggtggtggtggtggatcTGGAACTGGAactggtggtggtggtggtggaacTGGAACTAGAGCTGGAACTGGTGGAATTGGAACTGGAATTGGTGGTGGTGGAATTGGAACTGGTGGTAGTGGAGCTGGAACTGGAACTGGAACTGGAATTGGAATTGGTGGTGGTTTTGGAGCTAGTTTTGGTTTTCGTCGCAGTGGAGTTAGAGCTAGTTTCGGAGTTGGTTTTGGTTTGGGTCGTGGTGGAACTGAAACTGGAGCTGGAGCTGGAACTGGAAGTGGTGGAGCTAGTGGAGTTGGAAAAGCTAGTGGTGGTGGAACTGGTGGAGTTGGAGCTGAAGGTGAAAACGGCGGTGGTGAAAATAGATACCATTGA